The Chryseobacterium sp. 7 sequence TTCTTTCCCAATCTCTAGCACCTGTCATCAGGGCATATCCTATATCTTTCCAAGATCCACCTCTTACAGATTTCTTCGTATCCTTTTTATCTTTAGTAGAAGGATTTAGTGTAGAAGAGAATCCAGCTGAGGAATTGTTAAACGAAGATAATGTCCACTCAGAAACGTTTCCAGCCATATCAAATAACCCAAACCCATTTTTCTTAAATTTCTTAACTGGAGCTGTATATGTATAAGTACCTTTTTTCTCGTCTTCCATGTAATTACCTCTCTTCGGTTTGAAGTTGGCAAGGTAACAACCTCTGTCATCCATTAAATATGGACCTCCCCAAGGATAAGTAGCATTTTGCATACCTCCTCTTGCGGCATATTCCCATTCTGTTTCAGTTGGAAGACGGAACTCTAATGGTCTTTGTTTTTTTCTTTTTAAACTTTCGTTGTAATCTGTTTTCAATTTAGATCTGAAGTTACAATAAGCTCTTGCCTGATCCCAGGTTACTCCAACTACAGGGTAGTCTTTGTACGCTTTGTGCCAGAAATACTGTTCAAACAATGGCTCATTGTAAGCAAAGTGGAAATCTTTTACCCAAACCGTAGTATCAGGATAGATCGCGATACTTTCGCTTTTCAGGTAATTAGCTCCTCTTTCGTTATCTGCAACAGCAGCGTCCATATCTCCCCAACGGTAAGTATATTTCAGCTTACTTACATCTAAAATTCTTTCGTTTCCAATTCTTGAAGAAGAAGGCAGATACATAGACTCCAAAACCTCTGCGTATTCTACATCTGGATATTTTGTAGTACTCCAGTGTAAAGGAATTTTCCAATCTAATCTTTTGCTTGCATCATATCCTCCGTCTTCACGGCCACCCTGGCCTTCCATATATTCTTGATAAGGTGTTAAATTTTCTTCTTTTTTAGCAAGATATGCATAATCTCCTATTGCTGCACCTTTACGTCCGCCTTCGTCACCACCTTCTCCGGCAGCTTCAGCTAGTAAAGTTCTCGCAATAGAGTCTCTTACATAATTGATAAATACTCTGTACTCCGAGTTGGTAGTTTCTGCTTCATCCATGAAGAAAGAAGAAACAGTAACAGTCTTCAATGCTGCTTTTTCAGGAGTATTTGTTGGATCCTGGTCTGCTAAACCAGCAACAAATGAACCTGCAGGAATTGCGACCATTCCGTATGGTCTTTCCGCAACAAATGATTTAGTTTTTTCTCTTGGTATCAATTCTCCTTTTGTTCCTGGCTTCCCTACAGAAGAGCTGCCACCACCTGAACAAGATACCGATGCTACCGACGCAGACAATAATAAAAGAAATATCCTTTTCATGTTAATTTTTATAATTAAGCCGTAAATATATAATTTTTTTAAGAAACTTTTAAGATTTTTTTTGAAATAACGGAAGAAATCTAAATTTATTTTATTTACAACAACTTTTTATTCCACAGTAACAGATTTTGCAAGGTTTCTAGGTTGGTCTACGTTGGCACCTCTATATACTGCTATGTAATAAGCAAGCAGTTGTAAAGGTACGGAAGCAACGATTGGTGAGAAACACTCTGAAGTTTCAGGAATTTCAATAACATAATCTGCCATTGCGCTTACCTGACGGTCTCCTTTGTTAACTACGGCGATAATTTTTCCTTTTCTCGCTTTAATTTCCTGAACGTTACTTACAATTTTATCATAGTGGCCTTTTTTAGGTGCTATAATTACAATTGGCATATTTTCGTCGATCAGGGCAATAGGACCGTGCTTCATTTCTGCAGCCGGATATCCTTCTGCATGGATGTAAGAAATTTCTTTTAATTTTAACGCTCCCTCTAAGGCAGCAGGATAATTGTATCCTCTCCCTAAATAAAGGAAGTTTGTAGCTTTCACAAAATCTTTTGCAATATTCTGCGTCAGCTCGTGGGTCGTATTCAGCACTTCTTCAATTTTCTTAGGAATAGCATCAAGCTCAGAAATTAAGCTCATAAATTCAGCGTTTCCTAAGTTTCCGTTGTGTTTTCCTAGTTTAAATGCAATTAAAGTAAGGATTGTAAGCTGTGCTGTGAATGCTTTTGTAGAAGCAACACCAATTTCAGGACCAGCATGTGTATATGAACCTGCATCCGTAATTCTTGCAATGGAAGAATCTACTACATTACATATACCATATATAAATGCTCCTTTTTCTTTTGCCAGCTTTAAAGCAGCCATTGTATCAGCTGTTTCCCCGGACTGAGAAATGGCAATTACTACATCTTTATCTGTAATGATTGGGTTTCTGTATCGGAATTCTGAAGCATATTCCACCTCTACAGGGATTCTTGCATATTCTTCTATCAGATATTCTCCGATAAGACCTGCGTGCCAGGAAGTACCACAGGCAATAATGATAATTCTGTTGGCGTTTTTGAATCTTTCAACATGATCCCAGATTCCAGCCATTTTGATCACTCCTTCATCTACAAGAAGTCTACCTCTCATGGTATCGTGCACAGATTTAGGCTGTTCAAAGATTTCTTTAAGCATGAAGTGCTCATATCCACCTTTTTCAATCTGCTCAAGGCTTAATTTAAGCTCCTGAATTTCCGGCTCAATTTTAGAGTTATCATTGATGGTTCTGATATCTACTCCTTTTTCAAGAGAGATAGTCGCCATGTGTCCTTCTTCAAGATAAATAGCTTCTTTGGTAAATTCTACGAAAGGAGATGCATCAGAGGCGATGAAATATTCTTTTTCTCCGATTCCGATTGCCAAAGGAGAACCTAATCTTCCTACTACCAATACTCCCGGATCATCTTCATGAAGTACAGTGATAGCATATGCTCCGTATACCTCATTCAATGCATATCTTACCGCAGTAGGGAAATCCATTTCTGTATTAAGATCCATAAAATACTGGATAAGGTTTACCAATACTTCTGTATCTGTTTCTGATTTGAAAGTAAATCCTTTTTCAGTAAGCATTGTTTTTATGGTATCATAGTTTTCTATAATACCATTATGTACAATTGCTATTTTTCCATTATTTGACAAATGCGGGTGGGAATTTCTGTCACTTGGAACTCCATGGGTAGCCCAACGGGTGTGTCCCATACCAATTTTGGCTGTTCCTTTTAAATTTTTTGAAATATTCACCAAATCCTCAACCTTACCTTTTGTTTTCTCTACTTCAAGTTTATTGTCTGAACTTTCTAAAACAATTCCGGCACTGTCATACCCTCTATATTCTAATCTTCTAAGACCATTGATTACAATTTCGTAAGCGTCTTGAAAACCTGTATATCCTACTATTCCGCACATATTATTTTGTCTAGTGTTTTTTTATTGTATTTATTTTTTTGTGGCGTAAGTCACTTTAAGCTGAACTCTGTTCGCATTTGTTTTGTCTAATGAACCTGTAAAAATAACTCTGTTCATATCAAATGCTCTTGTTGTATTACGAACTCCTAAAAGAGCTCCTGTAGCATTTGCTGCGAATGTTCCTGCGCTGATCCATAGTGGTCTGTTAGGTATTAGGGTCTCATTTCCTTGTGAATCCTTTTCCTTTTTCCCTTCAACAAGATCTTTAACGGTTTTTGTTACTATAAAATCATAGTACCCTTTATCTATGTTATAATTATATAAACCAAGTCCGGCTGTTAAGTCTGATGTAAAGATCAATTTTGAGAAATTAACAGGAGTATCCGTCAATGGGTTTATTGTAAATCTGCGGTCTTCTGTTGAGTTGGTATTTTTCCAGCTAGCCGGATCTAAATACACTCTGATCTTAGCACTTAAAATACCTGCTTTATCTTTATTATAGATATCTCTGAGAGCTGCAATTGTAGCATCAGGAATTTTTACGATCGCAGAAGGACCTCCCATTCCCTGAACATAAAGTTTTGCGTCTCCATCAGTAGTATTAATAGATGCTAATGCATTTGCAGATGGCGTCCCGCTTCTATCGTATTCATATTGTCCGATGTGAGCATTAAGACCTCCTACATTGAAAACAAGTGTTGTTTGTGGTCTTGTAGTGGTTCCGTTATCTACTTTATCGTATTTATAATACATGATAAGCTGAAGGTCATTAGGAGAGAACTGGTAAAGATATTTATCAGTTTCATCCACAGAAATTCTGATTCCTTTGAAATATCTGATAAAGTTGGAAGCATCCTGAAGCTCAGGCTTTCCTTTTTTATCAAGAATATGTGTCTGGAAAAAATCTGTATTGCTCAGTTTCAGTCTGTATCCAAGATCTCCTGTAAATACTACTGAGTTATCAGATTTCTTCGTAACAGAAATTGTATTTATATTACCGTCAAATACTCCTGACCCTAACAATTCTCCAGTACTTACCGTTTTATTGGAACGCTTGAAACTATCATCATTCGAATCCAGGAATGTAGTAATCTCATGTACATTGATCTTCATGGATTTTGAACCACCTCCTATTTTACCGTATTTACGAACAGGATATATTTTCTTTTCAATAGAAACCTCCGTAGCTACTCCGTCTACCGGGAAATCAGTTTTTGCGTATGTATTTGTTTTTAATGAATCCCCTTCAAAGTAATAGGTATTGGAAGTAGTGTTCGCTGGTGGTTTTATGACAAGAACTACAGAGTCTACTTTTGGATTTGCCCCGTTGAAGTCGTAATTATCTACAGGCATTCTTAGCTGAGTAAGGTAAGAAGCTCTCTGCATTCCGAACTGGCTTTCTGTAAATGCTCCAAGAACACCCACGGTTAAAGCTCCACCGCTTTCATTCAATCCACTGATTAATCTGGCAGCATCACTTCGGATAGAGTCATTATTATTATAGTTGTACGCAATAACGTCATATGAAATTTCATTACCTTGTGCTGCGTCATTATTAAACAACTGCTCACCAAGAGAATCCGGATCAGGTTCACAGTTATAAAGGATTGTACTTCCGAAAATCGCCAATAAAAGCATGGCGAAGGTCCTTTTAAGAGTATGAGTCATTAAAAATGTGTTTTTAATAAAGTTGATTAATAGAATCTACGTCAAGATATTCCGATTTTTCGGTTGCTGTTTCATTGAAAGCCTTATCCAGATCTTCATCCAGAAACTCGTCACCTTTCACAACGGCATTTACATAGTTCATACTTTCGATAACAAAACTTTTAATTGTTGGATTATCTAACGCTTTTAATCCTGAAATATTATCAAACTGTAATTTTTCGTCGATCTTTTTATTCAGATCAGCATCTTTCTCATTGTAAAGAGAAAGTACAATTTTTGCGTCTTTGAAATAAGTATCTGATTCGTAGTAAGTTTTAAGATAAATTGGAACAAAAGAAGACATCCATCCGTTCAAATGGATAACATCCGGAACCCAGTTCAGCTTCTTAATAGTTTCAATAACCCCTCTTGCAAAGAAAATAGCTCTTTCATCATTATCTTCGAAAGGGTTTCCTTCGTCATCGAAATAATATTGTTTTCTTTTGAAGTATTCTTCATTGTCAATAAAGTAAACCTGAAGTCTTTCCCCCGGAAGAGACGCTACTTTAATGATCAGAGGCTGATCCAGATCATTAATGATGATATTCATACCTGAAAGGCGGATTACCTCATGAAGCTGGAACTTTCTCTCACTTATTTGTCCAAATCTTGGCATAAAAACTCTTACATCATTGCCTTCTTGGTGCATCTTAAGTGCCATTTTGTTTACCACTGCAGCCATATTTGTGTCTTCCTGATATGGATACATCTCTGTAGTAATGTACAGTATTTTTTGATTCGGCATAAACTTTCTATCTAATTTTTGTAAAAATGCTTTAATGTGCAAAATTACAAAAAAACATCCAACATTATTTTAATTAACATTTTTTTACGAAAATTCCCTTTCTCAAATTATTAATAGTACATATTATTATACGATATTTTTAGTATTTTTGAAATAGTATTAAAATAAACTATGGAAGTTATAAAAAACAGGAAAGTCCTTCAGGATTTCATTGAAAGACAGAAAGAAATGGGAAAAAGAATTGGCTTTGCTCCTACTATGGGCGCTTTGCACAAAGGCCATCTTTCTCTGTATGAGGAGGCAAGAAAAGAAAATGATCTTGTTATTTCTTCAATTTTTGTAAATCCAACCCAGTTCAACAATCCTGAAGATCTTGAAAAATACCCGAGAGATATCAACAGAGATATCCTTATTCTTCAGAATTCAGGGCTTGTGGATGCTGTTTACATTCCTGAGGTAGCAGATATTTACCCTGAAAAAACTGAAAGCCAGCATTATGATTTTGACGGATTAGAGAATGAAATGGAGGGAAAATCAAGACCAGGGCATTTTGACGGTGTAGGAACTGTGGTAGAAGAGCTATTCAGACAGGTACAGCCTGACAGTGCTTATTTTGGAGAAAAAGATTTCCAACAGCTTGCTATTATTAAAAAAATGGTAGAGAAAAAACACCTTCCCGTTAAGATAACTGGAGTTCCTATCTACAGAGCAGAAAACGGACTTGCATTAAGTTCTAGAAACCAAAGACTGCATGAAGACAGGAAAGAAGCTTCAAAACTTATTTATGAAACCCTAAATAAAGTGAATGACTGGTTCAGAACAGTTACCATACCTGAAATAAAAGAAAGAGTAACTGATATTTTTGATGATCAGCAGGGTATGAAACTTGAATATTTTCTGATTGCCGACGAAAACACATTACAGGAAACAGATTTTTTCTACAAAGACAGAAATTTCAGGGCGTTTATTGTAGTAGTAGTGGATGGTGTAAGATTAATTGACAACATGCATTTGGATTAAAATGATACCCTATATAGTTATAAAAACAAAAACTCTGACGGCTGTTGTCAGAGTTTTTTTATTTATAATAATTCTTATTGCTTTATTGAATATCCATACAAAAATCAAAGGCCTCCTGAAGGAAGCCTTTGAAACACCAAATCACAAAATATTAATATGAAAAAAATTTACTTTTCAGTAAACTTGTGACCCGGCTGGGATTCGAACCCAGGACCCATACATTAAAAGTGTATTGCTCTACCAGCTGAGCTACCGAGTCGGCCACAATTAAAATGAAATAAATTTCAATATTAATTATAAAATTTTCTTTGCAGTGCCTGCGACTGGACTCGAACCAGCACATCCTTAGGAAACCACCCCCTCAAGATGGCGTGTCTACCAATTTCACCACGCAGGCAATAAAATTACAAAATAAGTAATATTTATTGCTAGTGACCCGGCTGGGATTCGAACCCAGGACCCATACATTAAAAGTGTATTGCTCTACCAGCTGAGCTACCGAGTCGGCCACTTGTACAACAAGTTTTCATTTAAGTAATGTCCCTTGTTTTAAGTGGTGCAAAGATATGACTTTTTTCTTTATCTCAAAACTTTTTCGCAAATTTGTTAAAAAAAATTTCATGGTAATTTCATTGATCGGATACATGGGAAGTGGCAAATCTCACATTTCCAAAATATTAAGCGAAAAAATCAATTTTAAATTAATTGACCTCGATAAAGAGATTTCCAGAAGAAATAAATTAACCATCCCGGAAATATTTGAAAAAAAGGGTGAAATTTACTTTAGAAAGCTGGAAAGAGAGGCCTTAGAAGAGATATTGGCGTCTCATGAGAATGTAGTTTTAAGCCTTGGTGGAGGAACTCCGGTATATTATAATAATATGGAGATCATTAATCATAATTCCAAAAGTGTATTTTTAAGGACTTCGATAGGAACATTGGTAGAAAGACTTTCAAAACAGAAAGAAAAAAGACCTTTGGTTGCCAATATTTCTGATGAAGACCTCCCGGAATTCATTGCGAAACATTTATTTGAGAGAAATCAGTTTTACAGTAAAGCACAATTCACGGTAGGTACAGACTCCAGAGAACCGGAAGACATTGTGACAGAAATAATAGAAAAGCTCTATCTCTAGAGCTTTTCATTGTTATTTTAATCTTCGTTTTCGTCTTCATTACCTGTCTCACCAAAGAAATCATCCCAGTCTGTAAAATCAGAATCAATATCATTTCCCACATAATCGTCCATCTCCCTTCTGTCTTTTTTGGTAGGTCTTCCTTCGCCTTTATTTCTGTAATAGTCTTGTGACATTTTACGAAGTTTCAATAATTCGTACTGCTCTTTATCTGTTACATCCTGTATGTGAAGCGAAACCAATTTGGCCCCTATCCTGCTTTTCGGAATCTGAATTACCTTTATTTTATAATCAATCTGATTCTTACGGATTTTAATAGTATCTCCTTCTTTTACCTCTTTAGATGACTTTACGGCAGACGTTCCTATAGAAACTCTATTCTTTTTAATCTCCTCTGCTGCAATACTTCTCGTCTTATAAAAACGAATGCTCCATAAAAATTTATCTATTCTCATAATTTTTTATACTTTTGCCGTTATATTATTTGTAAAGTAATTAAAGTTTTTTGAAATGAAAAAAATATTTTTATATATCCTTGCAGGATCTTTGTGTTTTTCTGCTTGTAAGAAAGATGATGATGTGTCAACCTATGTAGAGCCGGAAGACATTAATACTCAAAACACCTATGATGATCAAGCCATTAAGAAATTTATGGATGAAAATTATCTGGATGCGCAGGGAAATATAAAAGCTTTTAGTTCCACAGATACTTCAGATGATACCGAAAAGAAATTATCTGAGCTGAATCCTGTAACACTTCCTTCAGGAACAATCTATATTGTTAGAAATGGAGCTCAGCCTTCACCAGCAGATGAGCAAGTAATTGGTAGCACAGATATTCTTAAAGTAATGATGAAAGCGACTACTTATCTGGCGATCAATACAGACGGACAGTCTTCATTTACTGCTGCTACAGATTTCATGAATACCATCAACGGAACCGGAATTCCTGCAGTAGATCCTAAATTCTATTATACTGCACCCAATGATCCATTGATTACCAATGCAACTACTGATGCTGCAAAACAAAGAAGTTACTATGAGATTGAAGGATTCAGTGAAGCATTGCAAAAATTTAAAGCATTTAATAACTATGCTACTGAATTACCATATAATCTACAGGGAGTAATTATTGTTCCTTCGAGAGCTGCTTTCGCAAGAGATCCTTATTTCCCGTATAATTATCCAGGTTACAGCCAGGTAATTTCATTAAGAAATAAAACTTTTGTTTTCAACTTCCAGGTATATAACAGAACAACCAGACCATAAGCCTCAAAATTTAAATAACATAAAAACCCCGCAATGATTATTGCGGGGTTTATTTATATTGATATTTGATCAGTTTAAGATCTTGCTTTCTGTTTTACATTTCCTAAAATATCCGGAAAGTAAAGGTCTGCAAGGTGATCGAACTCATCTCCTCTCATAAACATGGTTGCATCTACTTCTTCATAAGAACTTCTTCCCGCAGCCGCAATCAGCTCGTTACAGGTATGAAGTGTATTTTTGTGGAAGTGATATACTCTTTCGGCCTTATCAGTCACATCAAGTCCTTTAATAAGCATTTTATCTTGTGTAGCCACTCCTGTAGGACAGTTGTTTGTGTTGCATCTTAACGCCTGAATACATCCTAAAGAGAACATGAAACCTCTGGCATTGTTACACATATCTGCACCCATTGAAATAGCTCTAAGAATATCAAGACTGGTAAGAACTTTACCGCTGGCAATTACTCTTAATTTATTTCTTACGTTGTAATTATTAAGTGTTCTGTTGACAAAGATCAAAGCAGGTTCCAATGGCATTCCTACTCCATCTGAAAACTCTGGCGGAGCTGCTCCCGTTCCTCCTTCTGCACCATCTATCGTAATAAAGTCTGGGTAAATTTTCAGTACATTCATCTGAACGCAGATATCTTCAAATTCTTTGGTATCTCCAATACATAATTTAAATCCGACAGGCTTTCCTCCTGAAAGTTCTCTCAGATGCTGTACGAACCTCAACAATCCTGCAGCGTCTGAGAATGAAGTGTGTGATGGTGGTGAAATAACAGTCATACCCGGTGTTACGTGACGGATGGCTGCAATTTCCGGAGTGTTCTTTACACCCGGAAGTACTCCTCCGTGTCCTGGTTTTGCTCCCTGTGATAATTTGATCTCGATCATTTTCACATTTGGAAGGTTAGAATATTTTGTGAATAGTTCAGGATTGAATTTTCCTTCTTCATCACGGCATCCGAAATATCCTGTCCCGATCTGCCAGCAAAGGTCTCCCCCTTCCATGTGGTGAGGTGAAATTCCTCCTTCTCCTGTGTTATGATAAAAATTTCCTTTTTTAGCTCCTCTGTTTAATGAAATTTGCGCTCTGTCACTCAATGCCCCGAAACTCATTGCTGAAATATTGAATAATGACGCATGATAAGGCTGTGTACACTGCTCTCCTCCTACCCAAACTCTTGGAAGCTCTTCTGATGGTGATTTGGCATAAATAGAATGCTTGATTCCTTCATATTTTCTGTGATTTACTTCCAGCTGTGTACCAAAAGCTACAGTATCACTTAAATTTTTTGCACGTCTGTATACTGCAGAACGCTGATTTCTTGGAAATGGCTTCCCGTCTGTTTCCCTTTCAATAAAGTATTGCTGCATTTCGGGTGAAATACTTTCGAAAAAATACCTGAAGTACCCCAATACAGGAAAGTTCCTCAAAATAGCATGTTTCGATTGGTAAGCATTGTAAACACCCAATGCATAGATGGCGGATAACAGCGTTGGTATCCAGTAATGCGCTCTGATCAGCAGTGCTATAATCCATGTAGCAGCTACTAATACAATTCCCCAAGATAAAAACTTATCTCTCATGAATGTAGTATTTAAAAGTTTAAAAATAAATTTAGTAGAATTTTTGCAAAGAGCCTATGCTTTTGCTAAAAAACTTTGGTAAGAAGATTGCACAGAAACCGTGCCATCTGACAGGATTTTTTCTAAATTTAGAAATTCAATTTGATTGATGGATGCAGGATCAAAATCTTTCTGGACTCTTACATAGTTTTCTGTGAAGCCAAACATTTTCCCGTCTTTATTTTCGTGCTCCCAAAGAACAGGAAGCATTTTTCCAAGTTGTGTCTGATAGAATGCCATTTTCTTCTTTTCAGAAAGAATTCTCAGCATTTTATTACGTTTTTTTCTTTCAGGTATCGGAACAATACCGTCCATTGCAGCAGCCTCCGTATTTTCTCTTTCTGAATAGGTAAATACGTGAAGGTAAGTAATAGGAAGTTTATTAAGGAAATTATAAGTTTCCATAAATAATTCCTCTGTTTCTCCCGGGAATCCTACAATAACGTCCACACCTATAGCCGCGTCAGGCATTACCTCACGGATCTTGTTAACTCTGTCATTGTACAGTTTTGTCAGGTAACGGCGTTTCATCTTTTTCAAAAGATCATCGCTTCCGGACTGTAGCGGGATATGAAAATGCGGAACAAAGCTTTTACTTTTAGAAACCAGCTCTATACTTTCATCTTTTAGAAGATTAGGTTCAATAGAAGATATACGGATTCTTTCGATGCCTTCTACTTTATCCAATTCTGAAATAAGATCAAGGAATGTATGCTCGTGTCTTTTATTTCCAAACTCTCCTTTACCATAATCACCAATATTTACACCCGTAAGAACAATTTCTTTAATGTCTTTTGCAGCAATTTCAGTGGCATTTTTAAGAACGTTTTCAATAGTATCAGAACGAGAAATTCCTCTGGCTAACGGAATGGTACAATAAGTACATTTATAGTCACAGCCATCCTGTACTTTCAGGAAAGCTCTGGTTCTGTCTCCAATAGAATAACTTCCGATAAAGAAATCGGTTTCTTCAATTTCACATGAATGAACAACTCCCTCGCTTTCTGATTTTTCCAAATCATCAAGGTAGCTTAGAATATTGAATTTTTCTTTTGCCCCCAAAACAAGGTCAACTCCTTCAATCTGTGAAATTTCTTCAGGCTTTAACTGTGCATAACATCCTACAATTACGACCAGCCCTTCCGGATTGGCTTTCATAGCTCTTTTTACGTGAAGTTTACATTCACGGTCAGCATTTTCTGTCACAGAACACGTATTGATAACATACACATTCGCTTTATCATCAAAACCTACCTTATCATAACCTGCATCTGTTAATTGACGGGCAATAGTAGATGTTTCTGCAAAGTTTAATTTGCAGCCAAGTGTATGAAACGCGGCAGTTCTGTGAAAAGTAGACATTAGTTACTCCTGAATTTTAATGGGTGCAAAGATAGTAATTTTAATAAGAATGCAAGATTGATTGAATCTATTCTTTATATTCATCCCTTACTTCAGGGCTGTTTTGAAAGCAGACGGGTGATGAATTAGCTTCCGGTTCTTTATCTGAAAGTTTGTTTTTCATTTCTGCATTAAATTCCTGAGAACGGTTTCTGGCAATGGACAATGTATTCCAATCTTCATTTTTTATCATTTTTGCGATATAAACAATCTGACCGATATGATATGGGTAATGAGCCAGCTGCCTCAGAACAGCATCAATTACCGGATGTGCTTCTCCTCTGATATATGTTGTCGAGTAGAGATTATCATCATTTATCTTTTCAAGGGCATCAAAAAAACATTTCCAGCCCTGTTCCCAAAAATCAAGAACCTGTTCTTTGGTGGTAAAGGTATTGACAAACTCTCCGTCACGGTTACGCCAGGATTTTTCTCCGTCTTCTGTCAGGAAATTAGTCCACCTCGACAGCATATTTCCTGCCAGATGTTTTACAATGACGGCAATAGAATTACTTTCTTCATTGTACTGCCAGAACATCTGATCATCCGTAAGCTGGTCAAATGTCTTATCACCAAGCGATTTATAATATTCAAAACGTTTTACAAACAGGTCTTTCATTCTTTCTATTTTGCTGTCTAATTTAATAACTTAAAAAAAATAAAACCACCTCAGATGAAGTGGTTTTATCTATGTATTTTATTGATTGTTATTCTCTGTTTTTCACTAATACCCAACCGGTAAATTTGATTGGCGTATTCTTCTTATCATTTTCATTCCATGTAATAGAATACCAGTATGTTCCGGTAGGAACTCTTCTTCCGCCCTGAGTACCATCCCATTTATAGCCATTTGACCTGTCTGCCTGAAAGATTTTATTTCCGTATCGGTCAAAAACATTCATGATCAGGTTTTGTTTGTTGGCCAGTGCAGAATAATCAATCACATCATTTATTCCATCGGCATTAGGGGTAATCACATTAATTAAATTGGGTACTACAATTCCTATTTCTATCGGATCACAGTCGTAAGCATCTTTTACATATACTTTATGATCTCCTCTTGAAAGATTATTGAAAACATTAGAATCCTGCCAGATAATATTATCAATGGAATATTTATAAGCCGGATTTCCTCCTATTACGGATATGGTAATGGTATTATTTGAAATATCAATACCGGAAACTACAGGCTGATCAGAAGGAAGCACTTTTACAGTTTGTGTTGTAATACATTCTCCGGTTTTCAGTTTTACCC is a genomic window containing:
- a CDS encoding RNA-binding S4 domain-containing protein, yielding MRIDKFLWSIRFYKTRSIAAEEIKKNRVSIGTSAVKSSKEVKEGDTIKIRKNQIDYKIKVIQIPKSRIGAKLVSLHIQDVTDKEQYELLKLRKMSQDYYRNKGEGRPTKKDRREMDDYVGNDIDSDFTDWDDFFGETGNEDENED
- a CDS encoding FMN-binding glutamate synthase family protein, which gives rise to MRDKFLSWGIVLVAATWIIALLIRAHYWIPTLLSAIYALGVYNAYQSKHAILRNFPVLGYFRYFFESISPEMQQYFIERETDGKPFPRNQRSAVYRRAKNLSDTVAFGTQLEVNHRKYEGIKHSIYAKSPSEELPRVWVGGEQCTQPYHASLFNISAMSFGALSDRAQISLNRGAKKGNFYHNTGEGGISPHHMEGGDLCWQIGTGYFGCRDEEGKFNPELFTKYSNLPNVKMIEIKLSQGAKPGHGGVLPGVKNTPEIAAIRHVTPGMTVISPPSHTSFSDAAGLLRFVQHLRELSGGKPVGFKLCIGDTKEFEDICVQMNVLKIYPDFITIDGAEGGTGAAPPEFSDGVGMPLEPALIFVNRTLNNYNVRNKLRVIASGKVLTSLDILRAISMGADMCNNARGFMFSLGCIQALRCNTNNCPTGVATQDKMLIKGLDVTDKAERVYHFHKNTLHTCNELIAAAGRSSYEEVDATMFMRGDEFDHLADLYFPDILGNVKQKARS
- the mtaB gene encoding tRNA (N(6)-L-threonylcarbamoyladenosine(37)-C(2))-methylthiotransferase MtaB; its protein translation is MSTFHRTAAFHTLGCKLNFAETSTIARQLTDAGYDKVGFDDKANVYVINTCSVTENADRECKLHVKRAMKANPEGLVVIVGCYAQLKPEEISQIEGVDLVLGAKEKFNILSYLDDLEKSESEGVVHSCEIEETDFFIGSYSIGDRTRAFLKVQDGCDYKCTYCTIPLARGISRSDTIENVLKNATEIAAKDIKEIVLTGVNIGDYGKGEFGNKRHEHTFLDLISELDKVEGIERIRISSIEPNLLKDESIELVSKSKSFVPHFHIPLQSGSDDLLKKMKRRYLTKLYNDRVNKIREVMPDAAIGVDVIVGFPGETEELFMETYNFLNKLPITYLHVFTYSERENTEAAAMDGIVPIPERKKRNKMLRILSEKKKMAFYQTQLGKMLPVLWEHENKDGKMFGFTENYVRVQKDFDPASINQIEFLNLEKILSDGTVSVQSSYQSFLAKA
- a CDS encoding DUF1572 family protein — its product is MKDLFVKRFEYYKSLGDKTFDQLTDDQMFWQYNEESNSIAVIVKHLAGNMLSRWTNFLTEDGEKSWRNRDGEFVNTFTTKEQVLDFWEQGWKCFFDALEKINDDNLYSTTYIRGEAHPVIDAVLRQLAHYPYHIGQIVYIAKMIKNEDWNTLSIARNRSQEFNAEMKNKLSDKEPEANSSPVCFQNSPEVRDEYKE